A genome region from Erigeron canadensis isolate Cc75 chromosome 3, C_canadensis_v1, whole genome shotgun sequence includes the following:
- the LOC122590766 gene encoding L-ascorbate peroxidase, cytosolic, which translates to MGKCYPTVSEEYLKAVDKAKRKLRGFIADKKCAPLMLRLAWHSAGTYDVKTKTGGPFGTMRHKAELGHAANNGLDIAVRLLEPIKEQFPILSYGDFYQLAGVVAVEITGGPDVPFHPGREDKDEPPVEGRLPDATQGNDHLRNVFVHTMGLEDIDIVTLSGGHTLGAAHKERSGFEGPWTPNPLIFDNSYFTELLAGEKEGLLKLPTDKALLEDPVFRPLVEKYAADEDAFFADYAVSHMKLSELGFAEA; encoded by the exons ATGGGAAAGTGCTATCCAACTGTTAGTGAGGAGTACCTTAAGGCTGTTGACAAAGCCAAGAGGAAGCTTAGGGGATTCATCGCTGATAAGAAATGCGCTCCTTTGATGCTCCGTCTCGC ATGGCACTCTGCTGGTACCTATGACGTGAAAACTAAAACTGGAGGTCCTTTTGGCACCATGAGGCACAAGGCTGAGCTAGGCCATGCTGCCAACAATGGACTTGACATTGCTGTCAGGCTATTGGAACCTATTAAAGAACAATTTCCCATCCTCTCTTATGGTGACTTTTATCAA TTGGCTGGTGTTGTTGCTGTTGAAATCACTGGAGGACCAGATGTTCCCTTCCACCCTGGAAGAGAG GACAAAGATGAGCCCCCAGTTGAAGGTCGTCTTCCTGATGCTACCCAGG GAAATGACCATTTGAGGAATGTGTTTGTTCACACCATGGGTCTTGAAGACATTGATATTGTCACTCTCTCTGGCGGCCATACTCTG GGAGCTGCCCACAAGGAGCGATCTGGATTTGAAGGACCATGGACTCCCAACCCCCTTATTTTCGACAACAGCTACTTCAC AGAACTTCTTGCTGGTGAGAAGGAAGGACTCTTGAAACTGCCTACTGACAAGGCGCTTCTTGAAGACCCTGTATTCCGACCCCTAGTTGAGAAATATGCTGCT GATGAGGATGCCTTCTTTGCCGACTATGCTGTTTCTCACATGAAGCTCTCTGAGCTCGG ATTTGCTGAGGCTTAA